In one window of Thermus aquaticus DNA:
- a CDS encoding bifunctional folylpolyglutamate synthase/dihydrofolate synthase translates to MTYKEALDWLYGRRRQGPRGTERARALLARLGNPEEAFPAVHVLGTNGKGSVVAYLEAAFRARGLPYGAYTSPHLLDFRERIRTHLGQIPEREVVAFVEWAKEEAWEEPPGFFDLATALAFQHFKVAGVALAAVEAGVGGEKDATGALSRVALTVITNVGEDHLEALGGTLEAVARDKAGAIREGVPVVTGAEGVGLRVIREVARARGAPLYLLDPQDPQDPLFALPAAPALRGRFQEGNARLAAAALRLLGFAEEVIAKGIATAQNPGRLERFLLKGVEIYLDGAHNPPAASALAWEFSAYHLVFGAFPRKDVKGVLAHLLPKARSVRYTLAGEGALGRELGEPFFPEPWEALLHAVERAKEDGLPVLATGSLYLVGALLKGLTPGPRPGSSPPDP, encoded by the coding sequence ATGACCTACAAAGAGGCTCTGGACTGGCTTTACGGGAGGAGGCGGCAAGGCCCGAGGGGCACGGAGCGGGCGCGGGCCCTTCTCGCCCGTTTGGGGAACCCCGAGGAGGCTTTCCCCGCCGTCCACGTCCTGGGCACCAACGGCAAGGGGAGCGTGGTGGCCTACCTGGAGGCCGCCTTCCGCGCCCGGGGCCTCCCCTACGGGGCCTACACCAGCCCCCACCTCCTGGACTTCCGGGAGAGGATCCGCACCCACCTGGGCCAGATCCCCGAGAGGGAGGTGGTGGCCTTCGTGGAGTGGGCCAAGGAGGAGGCCTGGGAGGAGCCTCCCGGCTTCTTTGACCTGGCCACCGCCTTGGCCTTCCAGCACTTTAAGGTGGCGGGGGTGGCCCTGGCGGCGGTGGAGGCCGGGGTAGGGGGGGAGAAGGACGCCACGGGCGCCCTTTCCCGGGTGGCCCTCACCGTGATCACCAACGTGGGGGAGGACCACCTGGAGGCCCTTGGGGGGACCCTCGAGGCCGTGGCCCGGGACAAGGCGGGGGCCATCCGCGAGGGGGTGCCCGTGGTCACCGGGGCGGAGGGGGTGGGCCTAAGGGTCATCCGGGAGGTGGCCCGGGCCCGGGGAGCCCCCCTCTACCTCCTGGACCCCCAGGACCCCCAGGACCCCCTCTTCGCCCTCCCCGCCGCCCCCGCCTTGAGGGGGCGCTTCCAGGAGGGGAACGCCAGGCTGGCGGCGGCCGCCCTCCGCCTTCTGGGCTTTGCCGAAGAGGTCATCGCTAAGGGGATCGCCACCGCCCAAAACCCGGGGCGGCTGGAGCGCTTCCTCCTTAAGGGGGTGGAGATCTACCTGGATGGGGCCCACAACCCCCCCGCCGCTTCCGCCCTCGCCTGGGAGTTTTCCGCCTACCACCTGGTCTTCGGGGCCTTCCCCCGCAAGGACGTGAAAGGGGTCCTGGCCCACCTCCTCCCTAAGGCCAGAAGCGTCCGCTATACCCTGGCGGGGGAGGGGGCCTTGGGGAGGGAGCTTGGGGAGCCCTTCTTCCCCGAGCCCTGGGAGGCCCTCCTCCACGCCGTGGAAAGGGCCAAGGAGGACGGGCTTCCCGTGCTGGCCACGGGTTCCCTCTACCTGGTGGGGGCCCTTCTTAAGGGGCTCACTCCCGGGCCTCGGCCAGGGTCCTCCCCGCCGGATCCGTGA
- a CDS encoding protease complex subunit PrcB family protein, protein MRKAFLLLLPLLAACEVLEGTGYRVAEAQLLFPEATERWTYFYGEPREVRLGGRVLKLEKASGQSLWAVPGALWVDGNPLLREVGPALRPQAEAVRGVSGSLLEVRTQVPLRSSWLYDGAGWVRLTGSLKEGEKRTLVQPMDYTTPDLYAFTGAETQVLLREVLARRGGRQVVVFELSEPVLKPLSLDPSPDAYRSGALLVQYGLNVELVTPPTPPYRILDRGANAAYQESEPRAFLANTPTRLAEVWNLVVANRLPRPPAPSVDFRTRSVAAFFWGLKPTGGYGIEVLGVTYLGDTARVVLNLISPRPGAIVTQALTSPYVLLELNRVKRVVFTDPAGRTLAEARE, encoded by the coding sequence ATGAGGAAAGCCTTCCTTCTCCTTCTCCCCCTCCTCGCCGCCTGCGAGGTCCTGGAGGGCACGGGCTACCGGGTGGCCGAGGCCCAGCTCCTCTTCCCCGAGGCCACCGAGCGCTGGACCTATTTCTACGGGGAGCCCCGGGAGGTGCGCCTGGGAGGCCGGGTCCTGAAGCTGGAAAAGGCCTCGGGCCAGAGCCTCTGGGCCGTCCCCGGGGCCCTTTGGGTGGACGGGAACCCCCTCCTAAGGGAGGTGGGCCCCGCCCTTAGGCCCCAGGCGGAGGCCGTGCGGGGGGTCTCCGGGAGCCTCCTCGAGGTCCGGACCCAGGTCCCCTTGCGCTCCAGCTGGCTCTACGACGGGGCGGGCTGGGTCCGCCTCACGGGAAGCCTCAAGGAGGGAGAGAAGCGCACCCTGGTCCAGCCCATGGACTACACCACCCCGGACCTCTACGCCTTCACGGGCGCCGAGACCCAGGTCCTCCTGCGGGAGGTCCTGGCCCGGAGGGGCGGGCGGCAGGTGGTGGTCTTTGAGCTTTCCGAGCCCGTCCTGAAGCCCCTCTCCCTGGACCCTTCCCCGGACGCCTACCGGTCAGGGGCCCTTCTGGTCCAGTATGGGCTTAACGTGGAGCTGGTGACCCCGCCCACCCCGCCCTACCGCATCCTGGACCGAGGGGCCAACGCCGCCTACCAGGAGAGCGAGCCCCGGGCCTTCCTGGCCAACACCCCCACCCGCCTGGCCGAGGTCTGGAACCTGGTGGTGGCAAACCGCCTCCCCCGCCCCCCCGCTCCCAGCGTGGACTTCCGCACCCGGAGCGTGGCCGCCTTCTTCTGGGGCCTAAAGCCCACAGGGGGGTACGGGATTGAGGTGCTGGGGGTCACCTACCTGGGGGACACCGCCCGGGTGGTCCTGAACCTCATCTCCCCCAGGCCCGGGGCCATCGTCACCCAGGCCCTCACCAGCCCCTACGTCCTCCTGGAGCTGAATCGGGTGAAGCGGGTGGTCTTCACGGATCCGGCGGGGAGGACCCTGGCCGAGGCCCGGGAGTGA
- a CDS encoding ABC transporter permease — protein MTRPWRRFLRNRLAQAGLLLLFLYLLGALFAPFLAPYSPYSQDLRSTYIPPLAGLSLRGPEGEWGLWVSPAFRHPLEGVQVRWEEKYPVRFFVRGEAWSWLGVKGDLHLFGVEGPVRLYLLGTDEQGRDLFSRILYGIPISLSIGLVAVGIGLLLGTPLGALPAYLGGRWDLLAQRLVDILLAFPGILLAIVLVAILGPGLLNGMIAVGIAAVPIYARLVRGVVLSLKSLDYVEAARALGASHARILLRHILPNALTPLLIQTSLQMAIAILFAAGLGFLGLGARPPEPEWGLMLARGREYLAVAPHVATFPGLAIVGLVLAFNLLGDALRDALDPRSR, from the coding sequence ATGACTAGACCCTGGCGCCGCTTCCTCCGCAACCGCCTGGCCCAAGCGGGCCTTCTCCTCCTTTTCCTCTATCTCCTCGGGGCCCTCTTTGCCCCCTTCCTGGCCCCCTACAGCCCCTACAGCCAGGACCTGCGCTCCACCTACATCCCCCCCTTGGCGGGCCTCTCCCTGAGGGGACCAGAAGGGGAGTGGGGGCTTTGGGTGAGCCCCGCCTTCCGCCACCCCCTCGAGGGGGTCCAGGTGCGCTGGGAGGAGAAGTACCCCGTGCGGTTTTTCGTCCGGGGGGAGGCCTGGTCCTGGCTCGGGGTGAAGGGGGATCTCCACCTCTTCGGGGTAGAAGGCCCCGTGCGCCTCTACCTCCTGGGCACGGACGAGCAGGGGCGGGACCTCTTCTCCCGCATCCTTTACGGGATTCCCATCTCCCTCAGCATCGGCCTGGTGGCCGTGGGCATCGGCCTCCTCCTGGGCACCCCCCTGGGGGCCCTCCCCGCCTACCTGGGGGGGAGGTGGGACCTCCTGGCTCAGAGGCTGGTGGACATCCTCCTGGCCTTCCCGGGCATCCTCCTGGCCATCGTCCTGGTGGCCATCCTGGGCCCGGGGCTTTTGAACGGGATGATCGCCGTGGGCATCGCCGCCGTCCCCATCTACGCCCGCCTGGTGCGGGGGGTGGTCCTGAGCCTCAAGAGCCTGGACTACGTGGAGGCGGCCCGGGCCCTGGGGGCCTCTCACGCCCGCATCCTCCTCAGACACATCCTCCCCAACGCCCTCACCCCCCTCCTCATCCAGACCAGCCTGCAGATGGCCATCGCCATCCTCTTCGCCGCGGGGCTGGGCTTTCTCGGCCTAGGGGCCAGGCCCCCGGAGCCGGAGTGGGGGCTCATGCTGGCCCGGGGACGGGAGTACCTGGCGGTGGCCCCCCACGTGGCCACCTTCCCCGGCCTGGCCATCGTGGGCCTGGTCCTGGCCTTCAACCTCCTGGGCGATGCCCTAAGGGACGCCCTAGACCCCCGCTCAAGATAG
- the nikB gene encoding nickel ABC transporter permease: MTAYLLRRILIALPTLLGVVVLVFLMVRLAPGDPAVLLAGEFATPETLEAIRARYGLDRSLPEQFLIYLEALLRGDLGESARSRRPVLEELKTYFPNTLELASAAILVAVLTGIPLGVLAALRPGSGLDLSVMVLALLGVSMPVFWFGLLAILIFSVGLGWFPVAGKGTLAHLVLPAITLGINATALLARMTRGTLLEVLSQDYIRTARAKGLAERVVIFKHALRNALIPVVTVVGLEFGTLLSGAVITETIFAWPGLGQLLVGSILARDYPVVQGAVLLVAISFVLINLLVDLLYAAIDPRVRYD, translated from the coding sequence ATGACCGCCTACCTCCTCCGGCGAATCCTCATCGCCCTGCCCACCCTCCTCGGCGTGGTGGTCCTGGTCTTCCTCATGGTGCGCCTGGCCCCGGGGGACCCCGCCGTCCTCCTGGCCGGGGAGTTCGCCACCCCGGAGACCCTCGAGGCCATCCGGGCCCGCTACGGCCTGGACCGGAGCCTGCCCGAGCAGTTCCTCATCTACCTGGAAGCCCTCCTCCGGGGCGACCTGGGGGAGTCGGCCCGAAGCCGAAGGCCCGTCCTGGAGGAGCTCAAGACCTACTTCCCCAACACCCTGGAGCTGGCCTCGGCCGCCATTTTGGTGGCCGTGCTCACCGGGATTCCCCTGGGCGTCCTGGCCGCCCTGCGCCCGGGGAGCGGCCTGGACCTTTCGGTGATGGTGCTCGCCCTCCTCGGGGTCTCCATGCCCGTCTTCTGGTTTGGCCTTCTCGCCATCCTCATCTTCTCCGTGGGGCTGGGCTGGTTTCCCGTGGCGGGCAAAGGGACCCTGGCCCACCTGGTCCTCCCCGCCATCACCCTGGGGATCAACGCCACCGCCCTTCTCGCCCGCATGACCCGGGGCACCCTCCTGGAAGTCCTCTCCCAGGACTATATCCGCACCGCCCGGGCCAAGGGGCTCGCCGAGCGGGTGGTCATCTTCAAGCACGCCCTAAGAAACGCCCTGATCCCCGTGGTCACCGTGGTGGGCCTGGAGTTCGGCACCCTCCTCTCGGGAGCAGTGATCACCGAGACCATCTTCGCCTGGCCGGGGCTGGGGCAGCTCCTCGTGGGCTCCATCCTGGCCCGAGACTACCCGGTGGTCCAGGGAGCCGTCCTGCTGGTGGCCATCTCTTTTGTCCTCATCAACCTCCTGGTGGACCTCCTTTACGCCGCCATCGATCCGCGGGTGCGCTATGACTAG